A genome region from Rickettsiales endosymbiont of Stachyamoeba lipophora includes the following:
- a CDS encoding MFS transporter has translation MHKARFNHIRTLIIWLVPTIFFAYQFMIRNTPGLLVDELTSQFHINALQFALFSSLFYASYSLMQIPIGILLDKYNPRFVLSAVMALYSIGAIVFASTDNFYIALIARILMGIGSVIGFLGSAKMASLYFPPKQYSFLISLTFTAGFLGAMYGGKPIALLITQYSWQYIYYTFAAFGLLLSIVPLLMLTDKQEKFEDNLPSITFKDLGLYFKKYKTVVFVAICGGLMMGPTEGFADAWGVKYLTTIFHLSKSDASFAVSMVYLGLCIGGPLMVFISEKLNCDIITVLFCGFIMTISLSILLSIDHLSYAQIIACCFVTGLGCGSQVVIFTINSKLVTNEFAAITAAITNSIVMSSGFFIHLIIGFVIDLVNQGSIANNLRIYTKDELKYSLSAIPILMIIGSILIMLAYTRLSNIDRNEQT, from the coding sequence ATGCACAAAGCTAGATTTAATCATATCAGAACCCTGATAATATGGTTGGTTCCCACCATATTTTTTGCCTATCAGTTTATGATTCGTAATACTCCAGGGCTGTTAGTGGATGAATTAACTAGCCAGTTCCACATTAATGCGCTGCAATTTGCCTTATTCTCATCTTTATTCTACGCTTCTTATTCGCTTATGCAAATTCCTATTGGTATTTTACTGGATAAGTATAATCCCAGATTTGTACTTTCAGCCGTAATGGCCCTGTATAGTATAGGGGCAATTGTTTTTGCAAGTACCGATAATTTTTATATTGCGTTAATTGCACGTATTTTAATGGGTATTGGTTCGGTTATTGGCTTTTTAGGTAGCGCTAAAATGGCTAGTCTTTATTTTCCGCCTAAGCAATATAGCTTTCTTATTTCTTTAACCTTTACTGCCGGATTTTTAGGAGCAATGTATGGGGGCAAGCCAATTGCCTTATTAATCACTCAGTATTCTTGGCAATATATTTATTATACTTTTGCAGCTTTTGGCCTATTATTGTCAATCGTACCTCTATTGATGTTAACCGATAAACAAGAGAAATTTGAAGATAATTTACCTAGTATTACTTTTAAAGATCTAGGTCTTTATTTTAAAAAGTATAAAACCGTAGTATTTGTTGCAATTTGCGGCGGATTAATGATGGGACCTACTGAAGGATTTGCAGATGCCTGGGGAGTAAAATACTTAACTACAATATTTCATCTTAGCAAGTCAGATGCCTCTTTTGCAGTATCGATGGTTTATTTAGGGTTATGCATTGGAGGTCCATTAATGGTTTTTATTTCAGAAAAGCTTAATTGTGATATTATCACTGTGCTTTTTTGTGGTTTTATTATGACCATTTCTTTATCCATTTTACTTTCTATTGATCATTTAAGCTATGCTCAAATTATCGCTTGCTGCTTTGTTACCGGCCTTGGATGCGGTTCTCAGGTAGTAATTTTTACTATTAATAGCAAGCTTGTTACTAATGAGTTCGCAGCAATAACAGCCGCAATTACTAATTCGATTGTAATGTCATCAGGATTCTTCATTCACTTAATTATTGGTTTTGTCATTGATTTAGTAAACCAAGGATCCATTGCAAACAATTTAAGAATTTACACCAAAGATGAATTAAAATATTCTTTATCTGCCATTCCAATTTTAATGATTATTGGTAGTATTTTAATTATGCTAGCATATACAAGGCTAAGCAATATTGACAGAAATGAGCAAACTTAA
- a CDS encoding accessory factor UbiK family protein, whose protein sequence is MSNNKFFEEFQRLGASAFNTFVGSAKHFEEMLKNMVESFLLKMDLVKKDDLMATQEMIKLALEKIANLEQQIIKLQEGEHTSATSEESIKKKSPKSSKK, encoded by the coding sequence ATGTCAAACAATAAATTTTTTGAAGAATTTCAAAGATTAGGTGCTAGCGCCTTCAACACCTTTGTAGGTTCAGCTAAGCACTTTGAAGAAATGCTTAAAAACATGGTGGAAAGCTTCTTGCTAAAAATGGATTTAGTAAAAAAAGATGATTTAATGGCCACACAAGAAATGATAAAGCTGGCATTAGAAAAGATTGCCAACTTAGAACAACAAATTATCAAACTTCAAGAAGGTGAACATACTTCTGCCACGAGCGAAGAAAGCATCAAAAAGAAATCACCCAAATCATCTAAAAAATAA
- the lgt gene encoding prolipoprotein diacylglyceryl transferase: protein MFFHNINPVLFAFGPLEIKYYGLAYALGMLIGIELIKRVYNHNFKITPKELDTLLVYIIFGVIIGGRMGYICFYQPEKFLSLELFYIWKGGMSFHGGLGGVIAAIYLFAKKFKYNFLNITDHLSMVTPIGLFLGRIANFINGELFGRVTDRSWGVVFQYGGNIPRHPSQLYEAFFEGVVLFAVLNLLYFKTNISQYAGRLSGVFLLGYGVFRLLVENFREPDFQLGLLFGSLTMGQILSIPMILFGIILIKRATKFV, encoded by the coding sequence ATTTTTTTTCATAATATCAACCCAGTTTTATTTGCCTTTGGTCCCTTAGAAATAAAATATTACGGTTTAGCTTATGCGCTAGGAATGCTAATTGGGATTGAACTAATTAAGCGAGTGTATAACCATAATTTTAAAATTACACCTAAAGAATTGGATACTCTGCTTGTTTATATCATTTTTGGAGTGATTATAGGCGGAAGGATGGGTTATATTTGCTTTTATCAGCCTGAGAAATTTCTATCTTTAGAATTATTTTATATATGGAAAGGAGGTATGTCATTCCATGGTGGCCTGGGGGGGGTAATTGCAGCTATTTATCTGTTTGCCAAAAAATTTAAATATAATTTTTTAAATATTACGGATCATTTAAGTATGGTAACACCAATAGGCTTATTTTTAGGTAGAATAGCTAATTTTATTAACGGCGAACTTTTTGGCAGAGTAACCGATAGAAGTTGGGGTGTGGTATTTCAATACGGGGGTAATATACCGCGCCATCCTAGCCAACTGTATGAAGCATTTTTTGAAGGGGTAGTGCTTTTTGCAGTGCTTAACCTGCTATATTTTAAAACTAATATCAGTCAATATGCTGGCAGGCTTTCAGGAGTATTTCTGCTGGGTTATGGTGTGTTTAGATTGCTGGTAGAAAATTTTAGAGAGCCTGATTTTCAGTTGGGTTTGTTGTTTGGGAGCCTTACTATGGGGCAAATCCTTTCGATCCCAATGATTTTGTTTGGCATTATCTTGATTAAGCGGGCTACTAAATTTGTTTAA
- a CDS encoding class I SAM-dependent methyltransferase, translated as MFKLLDFIKQKIIQQGFITIDEYMSLCLYDPIYGYYSTKQPFGKSGDFITAPTTSQVFGELIGLFLLNTLACNQITNNINYIELGPGNGTLLSDILRSWGRFSNLANVTNFWLVENSLSLRLTQAENLKPYSLPTLQWFDNISDFKVQNQYVMLVANEFFDALPVKAFIKINGNWHEQILMLENDQIKITHLPIISGNSEYFNQNYCTAPNGAIIELNHNAGEIAKHIDGLVIENKGIAIIIDYGFVERKGKFVSTLQSLKKHKFVDNFQYPGEADITTHVDFVELSKNIINAKYHITTQEAFLKTLGVQARFEELKKKNPHLKEMLTRQYERLVSKSQMGELFKVLIIYHPELEILNSYKL; from the coding sequence TTGTTTAAATTATTAGATTTCATCAAGCAGAAAATTATTCAACAAGGTTTTATTACTATTGATGAATATATGTCGTTATGCCTTTATGATCCCATATATGGTTATTATTCAACAAAGCAGCCGTTTGGGAAGAGTGGAGACTTTATTACCGCGCCAACTACTTCACAAGTGTTTGGTGAATTAATAGGTCTATTCTTGTTAAATACTCTAGCTTGTAATCAAATAACTAATAATATTAATTATATTGAACTAGGTCCCGGAAACGGCACTTTGCTAAGCGATATTTTACGAAGCTGGGGGCGGTTTAGCAATCTTGCTAATGTTACTAATTTTTGGCTGGTAGAAAATAGTCTAAGCCTAAGACTTACCCAGGCAGAAAATTTAAAGCCATATAGCTTACCTACACTGCAATGGTTTGATAATATCAGTGATTTTAAGGTTCAAAATCAATATGTAATGCTAGTTGCCAATGAATTTTTTGATGCGCTGCCGGTTAAGGCTTTTATTAAGATTAATGGTAACTGGCACGAGCAAATTTTAATGCTTGAAAATGATCAAATAAAAATAACTCACTTACCTATTATCTCTGGTAACTCTGAGTATTTTAACCAAAATTACTGTACTGCTCCAAATGGTGCAATTATTGAATTGAACCATAACGCAGGGGAAATAGCCAAACATATTGATGGGCTGGTTATAGAGAATAAAGGTATTGCGATTATTATTGATTATGGTTTTGTTGAAAGAAAGGGAAAGTTTGTTTCAACCTTGCAATCTCTTAAAAAGCATAAATTCGTAGATAATTTTCAGTATCCTGGTGAAGCAGATATTACCACTCATGTGGATTTTGTAGAGCTTAGCAAAAATATTATCAATGCCAAATATCATATCACTACCCAGGAAGCTTTTTTAAAAACTTTAGGTGTACAAGCAAGGTTTGAAGAGCTTAAGAAGAAAAATCCCCACTTAAAAGAAATGCTCACCAGGCAATATGAAAGGTTGGTTTCAAAAAGCCAAATGGGTGAGTTATTTAAAGTGCTAATTATTTATCATCCAGAACTTGAGATTTTAAATTCTTACAAATTGTGA
- a CDS encoding zinc-binding dehydrogenase — MKAYQISTPGAATELKLVETKLPPMGENGILVKNLLFTINHCDILKRKGIHKTKLPAILGYEAIGEIQKVGSQVKGQGFEPGGLVVYCTAPGGGYAEYNVVHQDQCITVETGDIEMLASCFSKAITAHYLLRRTIKTRPGQYILVHGAAGGLGHILIQVAKFYQLNVIATVLNDTQAAFVKSLGCKHIINNSTQDFVQECLKLTDNIGVDIVYDLLGGEYLNKSMKCLNYFGLLASCGDILGRPLKLNLTLADEKCLFLTRPRLEVYKAPRLELILSANEVFTMLDKKVIKPGAIRYEFNQVPEVHQLMENFETLGSQFVRI; from the coding sequence ATGAAAGCATATCAAATTTCTACGCCAGGTGCTGCCACCGAGCTCAAATTAGTTGAAACCAAGCTTCCACCAATGGGGGAAAATGGCATTTTAGTTAAAAATTTATTATTCACAATTAATCATTGTGATATTTTAAAAAGAAAAGGAATTCATAAAACTAAATTACCCGCTATATTAGGTTATGAAGCCATTGGTGAAATACAAAAGGTGGGTTCCCAAGTTAAAGGGCAAGGTTTTGAACCTGGCGGCCTAGTAGTCTACTGCACTGCACCAGGCGGAGGATATGCCGAATATAATGTGGTACATCAAGATCAGTGTATTACTGTTGAAACAGGTGATATAGAAATGTTAGCATCCTGTTTTTCCAAGGCTATTACCGCACACTACTTGCTGAGAAGAACTATTAAAACCAGGCCAGGTCAATATATATTAGTACATGGTGCTGCCGGGGGTTTAGGCCATATTCTCATACAAGTAGCGAAATTTTATCAGCTTAATGTAATAGCTACGGTGTTAAATGATACCCAAGCAGCATTTGTAAAATCTTTAGGCTGCAAGCATATTATAAATAACTCCACTCAAGATTTTGTACAAGAATGCCTTAAACTTACTGATAATATTGGCGTTGATATTGTATATGACCTACTTGGCGGAGAATATTTAAATAAATCCATGAAATGTTTGAATTACTTTGGATTACTCGCCTCTTGCGGAGATATATTAGGCAGGCCACTTAAGCTAAATTTAACCTTAGCTGATGAAAAATGCTTATTTCTTACTCGTCCACGGTTGGAGGTTTATAAAGCTCCCCGCTTGGAATTAATTCTTAGTGCTAATGAAGTTTTTACTATGCTTGATAAAAAAGTGATTAAGCCCGGAGCAATCCGATATGAATTCAACCAAGTTCCAGAAGTACATCAGTTAATGGAAAATTTTGAAACTTTAGGTTCACAATTTGTAAGAATTTAA
- the ccmE gene encoding cytochrome c maturation protein CcmE: MSRKKLKPKYNRIIFISISILSSIVGLYLIFSQFNNNIVFFFSPAQISLQEVAGKTIRVGGLVREGTVNKNINNTTLHRFVITDNKQDLLIEYNGMLPNLFRENQGVVAKGKLTGNKFVASELLAKHDEKYMPKEVADSLKEQGLYRNTGEKAP, from the coding sequence ATGAGCAGAAAAAAACTTAAGCCTAAATATAATAGAATTATTTTTATTTCTATTAGTATTTTATCATCTATTGTTGGTTTGTATTTAATATTTAGTCAATTTAATAACAATATTGTGTTCTTTTTTTCACCTGCGCAAATTTCACTACAAGAAGTGGCTGGAAAAACTATTCGCGTTGGCGGTTTGGTGCGAGAAGGTACGGTAAATAAAAATATAAATAATACTACCCTCCATAGATTTGTGATTACTGATAACAAACAAGATTTGCTAATAGAGTATAATGGCATGCTACCAAATTTATTTAGGGAGAATCAAGGTGTTGTGGCTAAAGGAAAATTAACCGGTAATAAATTTGTGGCAAGTGAGCTGCTAGCTAAACATGATGAAAAATATATGCCTAAAGAAGTTGCTGATAGTTTAAAAGAGCAGGGGTTGTATCGTAATACAGGTGAGAAAGCACCATGA